Part of the Lycorma delicatula isolate Av1 chromosome 13, ASM4794821v1, whole genome shotgun sequence genome is shown below.
cttcattatttattatagtaaacagttacgctattagtaaaatttgtgaaacattcaGTAAATCGTACATTATGTTTTTCAAGTtgggtttaaaaaaccatttattcacttaagtgcactCAGTACAGGCAGTCCAGGTGGCTTATataaggttatgttattatgTCATGTgcaaacatattttatgtgcttacttattacaatttgtttatatttgtacttGACTCTATCATtcagtttaatgtaatttgttaatcacagagattaattattatctattcatgaactgaattcatattacttctcttaaattaatctaaagaaaataactcctgatgtgaagttacgtttttggacttctttgtaattttatattttactaaattaaactctatttatatgttcacttttttcaatttgattattgtaattaactctttttttatactgaaatataatcGTGGCCTTTTTTCTATACTAAAATAGAATCAcatgctttaattatttaatgttaagtttgatgatgttcataattcagaaaaggccagtgccaataataagatgtactgtagtttatttttctaagttaatgacatttgttcattgctaatttttcaatattacagcatatgtcagtaatgcaaatggttttccagtcatactatgtttattgatgttatgtttttctaagtatataattgtaaatagggtgttttatgttctcttgttttcaggctttgttaaattgttgattttcaaaatgtgtatttgaaaaatgtatattcatctattttctcatttaatatcattattcatatgttgattcagctgacatttcttatatagaattaagttatgtttacttcataatttcttttaattttttaaggttatgatttaacataagttcagttgttttctttctaattaaagtccaatttcttttggcaaatacgagctgtgtgttcttttatttttgttaactttacccaacaataaaTGCACATGAATTGAAGAAAAGTCCgttaaaaaacccagtaaaataaagattgataaaaaaacttccCATTGAAGCAAAGATCTATTTGAatagtgttaaaattttcaaataatgtatttgttttttttttaaattgccgagTCTGAATTTAAAAAGTCCAGTTAGTTTGACGTCTGGAAATTTGGGGTCCCACTGTTTATcttttcattacatatatatcatccgCGTTTCATTTGGCCTTGGTGGTGTTGATTTTATGTTCTGTAGTTAAACAAATTGCAAcctacacattaagaaaataaaacctgtatacatttttaacaactaGTGTTATATTTCAtcgatagaaaatttatataaaaattaattaaaacaacttctttcttttttttggtctatttctgtcttaattcttgatttttgtatcatttttagcAATTAGACTTAGatttttaatggtatttgttaccaaaaatatctattttaaattgaattttatgatgtatataatggtattattaagttgcaggtagaataaaaaaaatgatttaatattagttCGTTTTCATATTTTGCAAGGTTTtttcattatcctttttttttaaaggaatctgagatcttattGAATGATGATGTTGCATCGCAACCTAATCTTAATATGAGAaccaatgaacaaataaatgatttacgcccgattaaaaaagaagaagagatGGGGTTTTATCCAGGTCATGTAAGTATTAATTAAACATGATTTCTCTCTTGCTTATTTcgtaaattatatgtatgtaatttgtgtgtatgtatattttattacttgtatgtgttctgttataaaaaaaaattgtttttatttctattagttctatttaattaatactgactTATGCTAtgtgtaaatgataaattatcagtgtgtaagagtaaaatttttgtttgaaaatttggtgataattaaaatgtatgtattataatcTGTTGATACAATTCATATTTCAATAAGCTGTGGGTGATTTGTTGTTAGTTGTTCTGgttgaaaaattagaatattttaccaGGTAAGCAATTTAAAAAGGACCCGACACAGAGAGATAAACACGCAATGCCAGCGGAAACAGTCTGGTTTGTGTGGATTCCGCTTATTTGTTACTATTTGCTTTGCTatgtttctgaaaatattcagaagttattataCTAGGTTGTTTGTAAGggtttgatatttgtttttgctttctatctttgggtattttaattcaaattttttgttacataagtAGCCTCTGTAGGTTATCTAGGCTATCTGTATGAGTGGgtggatttattttctttgaactaCTCTATTGGTACAGGGACTGTCTATtactcagtttttatttattgttatttgtttttgttatgtttaataatttgtggtctgttaattttgaatttgttgaaatttcatacatttgtttaatttgaacagCTGTCATATTGGCAACTGTTTGTGttgatagtttttatttgtattgtgtgtttattattgtgCACCCACTTTGTTTAGAAAAGTGGGTGTAATGACTGTTTGTATGTCTATTAGACTTCAATCTGagattttatgtgaaaattttctTACCTGAATTTGCATGTAGTCAATCCAACATGGGTTAAGTGGTGTGAATTTCTTGTACTTGTGGATTTACCCATTTAGTTCACTGTATAGTGGATTGTTGATCGGGGGTATGTCTGACAGCTGACATTAAGAAACAGGGTGAGCCCAACTGGGTTCAACGTGGTGAGGTATTGCAGCTTGATGGCTCTTCCTACTCTTCTAGGGAGGATAAGTCGCAAGTTGAGCCATCAACCTGGGCTGGAAAAGTTAAGGTTTTGGTTCAAGAATCAGGGAAAACAGGTTAGAAAGGCAGGTACCTTGCTCCCTTACTGCGAGCCTTTGAGgagaattaagatttaatttttaagttgttgGAAACTCAAAGGAGTGCCTCCAAAAGTGTGCAGGATAGGATTCTTCCTAAGGTGAGGGATTTTAAGTCAGTTGTGGCAGATCTCGCTCAGGGATAAGAGACGTTGGCTGCTAATCGTGTTGGAGCAAGAGAGGTGGTGGTAAAGGAAACACAAAGCTAATCTGTCCTGATGAGAGCCAGAAGTGGTGTTTGTCAATATGAAAGAAGTGACATCTAGTAAAACTAGTAAAGAcataaaaacccaccgggttggtctagcggttaacgtttcttcccaaattagctgatttggaagtcgagagttacagcgttcaagtcctagtaaagccagttatttttacatggatttgaatactagattgtggataccgggtgttctttgggggttgggtttcaattaactacacatctcaggtatggtcgaactgagaatgtacaagactccacttcattcacactcatgcatatcatcctctgaagaattatctaaacggtagttaccggaggctaaacaggaaaaaagaaaagaaaagtaaagacaTGAAGGATGAGTCAGGTAGTCCTTCGCAGTAAGAGGTCAAACTTGAAGATTCAACCAATAATAGAAACAAAGAATGGTCTTGTGGTCGTTGCAGATGTTGGGAACGACTTTCCAAGTGATTACTGATTCTTCAAAGGTTGGTAAGTCTGACATGAGAGTGGATCGTAAGAGAAAGAGGCGAAGAAATTTGTGGATTCTCTCTCGGTTAGACTCTTAAGTTTTGAACAGGAGTGATTTGGAGTCAATGATTTGGAATTAAAGAACCTGGCAGAAAAATTGTAGGCGTCCTTTATTGACCCTGCTTAGTGCTCTATACCCTGTAGTTCCAGTCGATAGAGGCAAGTGTTGTGGTGGAATAGGGAATATACTAATTTGAAACAGTCTGTCTGTTGTTTACGAAAGGCATCTCAATGAGAATGTGATCCTGGACGGTGGGCCATACTTGTTGCTAATTATAGAGAGCGcaggaattatttattactttcacaaGGTATGTAGTGCCAAAAGAGATTTGTGGCGTTCTTTTGTGCAACACCAGGGTAATAAAGACCCATGAGGAGTAGTATACAGTGTTTTGAGACAAACGTAGAAAGGATGTTCTTCTGTCCGCTCTCTCAACTTGGCATGGAATTATAtcagataaaactaaaatattacaaaaactacttGATGATTTACTGCCTGATGATAATGCAGATAGTGAGTCTGCGTGTATTTACTGGTGTGTCGTGAGGTCGCTCATGTATACGGGATGCTTTATGTTTGGAAATTACCAATGCTGAAGTGCGTCAGGTTATTTGTAGTTTTGGAAAGGGTGCGGCTCCTGCCTTTGATGGTATAACAGTGGAGCTCCTTCTTTGCTCAGTTTGTGTCAGAACTGTCACACGGGTTTTTAGCAGATAGTTGTTTGCCGGGTATTTTCCAGATTGTTGGAAGAAAGgatcagttaaattattatttaaatgcgaTCACAAGGAAGCTAGTGTTGGAGTGAATTCGATTGATCTACTTGTGTCTGGGGGCAACTTGGTTGGTGATATTTTGCTAAGAAGTCAGGAGAGTTACTTTAGAAAATGTTCAGACTGTTGAGCAAAGGTCTATCCTTTATGACAGGCAAGATGGGGTGAAACAGTAGATGGGCATGATCTGCCCATCTACTCCTCTTGGTATGATCAAAAAATTTGTGATGCAATTTCTTCCAGGGTATGGCGCATTTAGGGGCAGATTGGCTCGCTTTGGCCTGGTTGATTCTGTGTTATATCTGCAATGCGGTGCGCTGGagaattatgtttatgttttctaTGAATGTTTCAGTATGATATGAAGCATACAGAAGTGATTTGTCGGCTTGATGTTATCAGGTCGACGTTGGACTtccatgaaaattgaaaaaaccagGCCAAGTGAACCATCATTGAAGAACATATGGGATCTCTtgtaaaagaaaggattgctgaaggTGTGTAGAGTAGGTTCCCCCTTGGGTTTTCCATTTGTTGTTTTGTTATGTTCTTGTTATGGTATTagtgtttatgttttatgttctTGGTCTTGTTCTCTATTTACGTTTTACTAcgttctgttttatgtttttgttttattttattcatgctgTTATGTGTTGAACTCAACCTTTCCTATTAGATGTAGTTCATTTTATTGTCAGCTCAATCggtcagtcttgtttaagacttattGATAGGTTTTTTTGTAGGGATAATATGGAGAGGGTGACATTTTGACCAGAATCATCACATGGCAGGTGTCTATTCCTACAAGGTCAGGATGGACGTGATACAGATGAAACatagttgtgaaataaaattttattaatacttttaaaatacattttattaatgattttcttaataccaggtaataatttttacaactttttttttaaaaactcagcaTGTTATTGTAGGTTTATCACCTGTAATGTTTGCACCGCTTTTAGCTTGTCAGACACCTAGacaataatctattttttgtcaTGTGTTTAagcctttaacaattttttgttttaattcgttCAAATCACAAACTTTCtttgttataacttttaataaacctGCAAGCAAAAAAGTCCAGAGGAGTGATATCTAAGAGATGTAGTGGCCATGCACTAGGACCTCCTTGTCTCATTTAACATGCGGGGAAGTGTTATTTAGGAACATGTCGATAAAAGTGGTAtgtagcaccatcttgttggaaactgaatcCTGCAGGAATCTGAAGAACAGCAAAGTTCGTAAGCATGTAATGGTATGTGTGCCCTGTAACAGTGGACTTATGAAAAAACTGCCCAATGATGCCATCTTTTCTCATCATAACAGATACTGACTTTTGGTATgtctcattcattttttattactgtatggtGTTTTCACTATACCAAATTTGACAATTGTGTCTTTAACTATCCCAAATGTATGAATAGTTGCctcatcttttaataaaatatcattataattatgattGTTTTCAATATGAAGATTACCTCTGCTACAAACTGATATTGCCAGCGAACATTTGGTTATTTGTAACTTGTACACTTGCAAATGGAGCGCTTATTACCAATATCATGAATAGTAGAAAGAGGAATTTTCAGTCCATAACTAGACCACCTAATAGATTTACCTAGACTGGCAATGAATGCATCGCTTACTTGATTCACAGTCTCTTGTAACTAAAAAACCtttgatttccagtttgtgaaaccaagcttccagtctctcttGAAGTCATATGTTTGGAATATGATGTCTTGGATGTAGGagaattgatatttaattcagtttgtacAAGCCATTGAACATGCATAACTAATTTAAACTACTAACCAAAGCGTGCACTGAAGTTGTAAAACGTGCACCAAAGCATGTATTTTGACAGTTGCATTGGAGTCGGCTTGTCTGCACTTGTGTATTCTGCTGAATCTGAGAGTATACCGAACAAATCTTGGGGGATATATCCTTTCGTTTGAACTTATGTTGTAAAAGATTTCAAGGACTGGtttcctaaatataggccattagtTTTAGATACCTTTTTCCCCAGACAtcgtgtatataaaatatatgggtTTGTAGATCTGATCAATATGaatatagaagtaataaatatattgacctgttatatattttctaaatagttaGTTTTGTTGGTTTTCCTAAAACATGCATTTTATAATGAAGTTTCAGTCAAGAGTATAAACATACTATAGATAGATACTATAAGATAGAGTTCCTTATTACACTAAAATTAActctgattaattaatatttaaaaccatgttgattatgaatatatgtttaaaatattcaattttttatacatatttagtgaCTTAAAGTAAAcacttattaatgttattgtaatcgaaataattttttattaattcataattaaaacaaaaaataacttatttgcaGGTGCCTATGGATAAAAGAACCATcaagggaagtaccaagaattttattacttgtaagaGCATAAATAATTCGATAGATGAtggaattataaatgaaaacttcAGTGAATGTAATTGTGCATACGGTGATGTaacgatagaaaatttaatagagAATATAAGTAGTGAAAACAAGTTGTTCGagcaaaaaggaaaagaattggtttgtgaatattgcaatgaaagattcagatgtaactgttatttaaagagacacattaacattcatactaaacagaaaaaaaataatagtaacttttgtcaaaagtcatttaattttgaaaatgttttaaagagacatcttaataatattaatacaacagaggaaaattatgtttgtaccttctgtcaaaagtcatttaatagtaAATCTCATTTActgagacatcttaatattcatacaaaagaaaaaaattatatttgtaagttttgtcaaaagtcatttaatgacAAAAGCTGTTTAAATaagcatattaatattcatacaaaagagaaaaaatgtatttgtaatttttgtcagaagTCCTTTTATGATAGTTctactttaaaatcacatttaaatattcatactaaggagaaaaattatatttgtaacttttgtcagaagtgtttttatcaattctaatttaaaatcacatttaaatattcatactaaagagaaaaattatatttgtaacttttgtcaaaagtcatttaatcgtaaATACCTTTTAAAGACACatgttaatattcatactaaggaaaaaaagtatatttgtaacttttgtcaaaagtcatttaataacaaaagcactttaaacaaacatattaatattcatacaaaagagaaaaattatatttgtaacttttgtcagaagtctttttatCAAAGTTGTaacttaaaatcacatttaaatattcatactaagcagaaaaagtatatttgtaacttttgtcagaagtgtttttatcaaagttctaatttaaaatcacatttaaatattcatactaaggagaaaaagtatatttgtaacttttgtcagaagtgtttttatcaaagttctaatttaaaatcacatttaaatattcatacaaaagagaaaaattatatttgtaacttttgtcagaagtctttttatcaaagttgtaatttaaaattacatttaaatattcatactaaggagaaaaagtatatttgtaacttttgtcagaagtgtttttatcaaagttctaatttaaaatcacatttaaatattcatacaaaagagaaaaattaatttataacttctgtTAGAAGATGTTAAATCGTTTACCTAATTTAAAGTAGCATATTAATTTACATcccaaaaggaaaaattatgtatgtaaattttgccaaaagtcttttaattgcagttgtgattttaaaaacatattaatttccacataaagaaaaaaattaatatttgtaacatttatcaaaaatcttttaatcggATTTATATTTTGGAAAGACATCTTAAAATATCCTTATTAGAGGTTTGTTTTgaccttttaagaaaattaaggaaataattaatagcattctttcatatgtgtataatttaaaactagtatgacaaaatttttctaatgtaacattacatttttctcatttttgtatgtTTCAACTTAAGGCTGGGAATTTTTATCTTGTATGCCTCAAACGCAGATTtgtatattactgttttttataatatatgatgagtatgtttatgaacattttaagctCAGAACCATGGCAATcagaaaatttggtgtaaaaaagttgtataaagtTCTCAAGTGAGACTTGTATAAATCACAAGTTACATGTGtctttcttgaacattttttttctcaaataatgcTGATGTTGAATAATGctgattttatattaagtttaactTCACATCGTGTGTCttacattttagtaatgttttcaaatattaaaaccaaacaagcTGTGCCTGTTATCAGTATTGACCTCAAAATCTTTAATAgcttttaatttcttatcaacttgcgtgtaaaaaaattagtgctactttcatgtatcaatttctttaaaaaagtctATTGTTATCTGCTGGTTGTgaattattttcctctttttatatgcttttatttaacttgctttagttataatcaaatcttgcaactgctgtGTCTTTTGATCtgtcgtatgaaaatcaatgaaatttggtacaagtatgtaactttgatgacaatacagcactacagtgtcggaatttgatatgacccacccccatgCTCCCATGCTCTACCCCCATGCTatattcatgcatttagttgaaaattttcatttctcatgaactatcgtatgaaagtgattgaaatttggtacacgtatgtaacttctatgtgtaaaaataaatatttttccttttttttagttttaacaaacaataatattcagatataaatattattaagaatatttttttggatgtaaaaagtttattgttcattaagactaaaaagtaaaaaataaaaaaaaatacaaaaaaccaaaaaaaaattacagaaatatatttaattacatataaaaaaatattttttaaaaaagcttttatttaactaatattaatattaaaattaataaaaaagaaggaaacaaattagaaaaatcctctaaataagaattaaatcaaattgagaattttaaacaaaaaaatataatatattaacaaatataaaaatgcactgaaaagtaaaatataaattatataattatcttataaataaccaataaataaatgtaataattattaaattttaaaattaaaagtaatgaaaatatttagttaaataaaagcgtggtgcagtttttataacaatgttttcgaataagtatttatagacatttgctgtattttaaaatatattttttgtttaatgaggttgtttagtatatgcatatactttatttatctgtaataaaaataactcaagttttaattctttgacggttcaaatttgcaccgagatgacctttaaggattaataagattaaaaataaaaattaaatttagaaatcttgcacaaagttattacattttgacggtaatctgaaaaattattaattattatcgttataattgtaattgtaattatgaattcattaaataaacattcataatcaattaaaatgaaacttttagcggaaagaatGCGTTCAATTCGggttagattacaagcagaattcaaAGATGAACTTTACTAGAGAACACGTACAAATAAAGCAAGTGGGTCCATTTTCCctgattgttacttgtagctagtcagtctcaactggagaagttccagcagacctttccgtctcctcgcgtcgttattgaaaatgaaaatgaaaatgaaggttgacataaaaataaatgtgttgttttaaataaattatacgtgtatcgataaaaaacaccaaaaagaaggccaatggtgggtTGTGCCAAATGCAAATGAGGTGGtatatcgagaaatagagcctgttactgatactatgcggaaaaaaagaatctctttctttggtcatctcataaggacaccgcaaacaagactgtcaagaaatatcattgaaaagctctggttccaaaagctagaagtaggatggatcaaagaaattagagaagatatgaaagaaatgggaatttccctgactgacctacagaataaaactggaaaaattacaaagataaaagcattagatttaaacaaaagacagacaaacgacaaaatacaacgaagagggtgtttacggatgaagaaaagaaagcaagatctgaacggattaagaaatactgggcagctcggaagagtaaaataacacgcttttctcagaaaag
Proteins encoded:
- the LOC142334152 gene encoding uncharacterized protein LOC142334152 isoform X1; this encodes MDVPLKNIYTFEALSSNSIKLEIEDDSAEETLCLFLPHHPIDDITSDCDSDSFQVKEEPLGNGCDNYNEVTDPLAFEGIKLIKSEDHAIKNEVESEILLNDDVASQPNLNMRTNEQINDLRPIKKEEEMGFYPGHVPMDKRTIKGSTKNFITCKSINNSIDDGIINENFSECNCAYGDVTIENLIENISSENKLFEQKGKELVCEYCNERFRCNCYLKRHINIHTKQKKNNSNFCQKSFNFENVLKRHLNNINTTEENYVCTFCQKSFNSKSHLLRHLNIHTKEKNYICKFCQKSFNDKSCLNKHINIHTKEKKCICNFCQKSFYDSSTLKSHLNIHTKEKNYICNFCQKCFYQF
- the LOC142334152 gene encoding uncharacterized protein LOC142334152 isoform X3 yields the protein MDVPLKNIYTFEALSSNSIKLEIEDDSAEETLCLFLPHHPIDDITSDCDSDSFQVKEEPLGNGCDNYNEVTDPLAFEGIKLIKSEDHAIKNEVVPMDKRTIKGSTKNFITCKSINNSIDDGIINENFSECNCAYGDVTIENLIENISSENKLFEQKGKELVCEYCNERFRCNCYLKRHINIHTKQKKNNSNFCQKSFNFENVLKRHLNNINTTEENYVCTFCQKSFNSKSHLLRHLNIHTKEKNYICKFCQKSFNDKSCLNKHINIHTKEKKCICNFCQKSFYDSSTLKSHLNIHTKEKNYICNFCQKCFYQF
- the LOC142334152 gene encoding uncharacterized protein LOC142334152 isoform X2, which gives rise to MIAQRKHYACFYHITRLMILHLIVDSFQVKEEPLGNGCDNYNEVTDPLAFEGIKLIKSEDHAIKNEVESEILLNDDVASQPNLNMRTNEQINDLRPIKKEEEMGFYPGHVPMDKRTIKGSTKNFITCKSINNSIDDGIINENFSECNCAYGDVTIENLIENISSENKLFEQKGKELVCEYCNERFRCNCYLKRHINIHTKQKKNNSNFCQKSFNFENVLKRHLNNINTTEENYVCTFCQKSFNSKSHLLRHLNIHTKEKNYICKFCQKSFNDKSCLNKHINIHTKEKKCICNFCQKSFYDSSTLKSHLNIHTKEKNYICNFCQKCFYQF